One Candidatus Syntrophosphaera sp. DNA segment encodes these proteins:
- the infA gene encoding translation initiation factor IF-1 — translation MSKSGVIEVEGVVTDALPNTTFKVQLENGHEILAHSSGKMRMHYIRILPGDKVKVELSPYDLSRGRITYRYK, via the coding sequence ATGAGTAAATCTGGTGTGATCGAAGTGGAAGGCGTTGTAACCGATGCCCTTCCCAACACTACTTTTAAAGTTCAACTGGAGAACGGCCATGAGATTCTGGCCCACAGCTCCGGTAAGATGCGGATGCATTACATCCGGATCCTGCCAGGCGACAAGGTCAAGGTGGAACTTTCACCCTACGACCTGTCCCGCGGCAGGATCACCTATCGCTATAAATAA
- the rpmJ gene encoding 50S ribosomal protein L36, which yields MKVRSSVKIVCKDCRIIKRHGVIRVICSSNPKHKQRQG from the coding sequence ATGAAAGTGAGATCATCAGTCAAGATAGTCTGTAAGGACTGTCGCATAATCAAGCGCCACGGCGTGATCCGTGTTATCTGCAGCTCTAACCCCAAACATAAACAGAGACAGGGTTAA
- the rpsM gene encoding 30S ribosomal protein S13, with protein MAHIAGIEIPKNKRLFIGLTYIYGIGPTIAKQICKKANIDEMKKVEDLSVEEEKAIRDIVQNDYTVEGALRTQVAMNIKRLMEIGSYRGMRHKRGLPVRGQRTHTNARTRKGPRAGAIKKKK; from the coding sequence TTGGCACATATTGCAGGTATTGAAATTCCCAAGAACAAGCGTTTGTTCATTGGCCTGACCTATATCTACGGCATTGGACCCACCATCGCCAAACAGATCTGTAAAAAGGCCAACATCGACGAGATGAAGAAGGTGGAAGACCTTTCAGTTGAAGAAGAGAAAGCCATCCGGGATATCGTGCAAAACGATTACACCGTGGAAGGAGCGCTCAGGACACAGGTTGCCATGAACATCAAACGGCTCATGGAGATCGGCAGCTATCGCGGCATGCGGCACAAACGCGGGCTACCCGTCCGCGGCCAGCGTACCCATACCAACGCCAGGACCCGCAAGGGCCCAAGAGCCGGCGCCATCAAAAAGAAGAAATAG
- the rpsK gene encoding 30S ribosomal protein S11, whose amino-acid sequence MAQKTRTKKKRVRLSFDEGIIFVHSSFNNTIISLTDRGGNVLAWSSGGKIGYKGSRKATPFAAQLAATEVAKTGLDMGITRVGVIVRGPGSGRESAIRAVNASGLRVTMIKDATPIPHNGCRPPKTRRI is encoded by the coding sequence ATGGCCCAAAAAACCAGAACCAAGAAAAAACGCGTACGCCTTTCCTTTGACGAAGGGATCATCTTTGTCCACTCCAGTTTCAACAACACGATCATCTCCCTCACGGACCGTGGCGGTAATGTCCTGGCCTGGTCCAGCGGCGGCAAGATCGGTTATAAGGGCTCCCGCAAAGCCACTCCCTTTGCCGCGCAGTTGGCGGCCACCGAAGTTGCCAAAACAGGATTGGACATGGGCATCACACGCGTTGGCGTGATCGTCAGAGGTCCCGGCAGCGGAAGGGAATCAGCCATCCGCGCCGTCAACGCCTCCGGCCTTAGAGTGACCATGATCAAGGACGCCACCCCGATTCCGCACAATGGCTGCCGTCCGCCCAAAACCAGAAGGATATAA